The Akkermansiaceae bacterium genome has a window encoding:
- a CDS encoding PEP-CTERM sorting domain-containing protein (PEP-CTERM proteins occur, often in large numbers, in the proteomes of bacteria that also encode an exosortase, a predicted intramembrane cysteine proteinase. The presence of a PEP-CTERM domain at a protein's C-terminus predicts cleavage within the sorting domain, followed by covalent anchoring to some some component of the (usually Gram-negative) cell surface. Many PEP-CTERM proteins exhibit an unusual sequence composition that includes large numbers of potential glycosylation sites. Expression of one such protein has been shown restore the ability of a bacterium to form floc, a type of biofilm.) has product MKNTHSMKTRNTLLTAAACFLLTPAAATAATTVVDYDFTDGTHTIGSLASDGWTFNNVSTIDTTNGLYVTDSSTSWTPSAAFSFGDVGAGTMTWTAFANGSTNIYGSLYLRDGTTNLISLSYDRASTALVDGTRINGDTDGTGNATWNDAGSGDQFTPSTNTTTPGVWTLSWDAAGDWDLSMTVSTTTIFTKSGNWGAGKAPDNVRFAAGFDGATNRNLYVEGITVTAVPEPSTTALLGLGGLALILRRRKG; this is encoded by the coding sequence ATGAAAAACACACACAGCATGAAAACAAGAAACACACTACTCACGGCCGCAGCCTGTTTCCTCCTAACACCCGCTGCCGCCACCGCCGCCACGACGGTTGTGGACTATGACTTCACCGATGGCACACACACGATTGGCAGTCTTGCCTCCGATGGCTGGACGTTCAATAACGTTTCCACGATAGACACCACAAACGGTCTTTACGTGACGGACAGCAGCACTTCATGGACGCCCTCCGCCGCATTCAGCTTTGGTGACGTCGGCGCAGGCACCATGACCTGGACTGCATTTGCCAACGGATCGACCAACATCTATGGCTCTTTGTATTTGAGGGACGGCACAACAAACCTCATCTCCTTAAGCTACGACCGCGCAAGCACAGCTTTAGTGGACGGGACTAGAATCAATGGAGACACCGATGGAACTGGAAATGCGACGTGGAATGATGCCGGGTCTGGCGACCAGTTCACCCCAAGCACCAATACAACAACACCCGGAGTCTGGACCTTGTCCTGGGACGCAGCCGGGGACTGGGATCTCTCCATGACGGTGAGCACCACCACCATTTTCACCAAGTCGGGCAACTGGGGTGCCGGCAAGGCACCCGACAACGTCCGCTTTGCGGCAGGTTTCGATGGCGCTACCAACCGCAATCTCTATGTCGAGGGAATCACCGTCACCGCCGTGCCCGAGCCATCCACCACCGCGCTGCTCGGCCTCGGCGGACTTGCCCTGATCCTCCGCCGCCGCAAAGGCTAA